In Arthrobacter citreus, a genomic segment contains:
- the valS gene encoding valine--tRNA ligase, with translation MAENFPGTDTPDNAPKTVSVPDKPALEGLEATLSRRWREEGTYAFNEDTVRGDVYSIDTPPPTASGSLHVGHMFSYTQTDVMARYQRMTGKNVFYPMGWDDNGLPTERRVQNYYGVRCDPTKPYDPDYRPPATAPKNQRDFDVISRRNFIELCEELAVEDEKVFEDLFSTLGLSVDWTRTYRTIDDNSRAVSQRAFLENLKAGDAYMSEAPTLWDVTFRTAVAQAEVEDREQAGAYHRISFHAPDGEKIFIETTRPELLPACVALVAHPDDERYQRLFGTTVKSPLFDVEVEVRAHPLAKPDKGSGIAMICTFGDQTDVTWWRELNLPTRAVVGRDGRLLADTPDWITTDKAKENYAAVAAKTVFSAKEAVVELLRESGDLEGEPKKITHPVNFFEKGDKPLEVVTSRQWYIRNGGRDEDRRGRLIARGKEIDFHPAFMRSRYENWIEGLNGDWLVSRQRFFGVPVPVWYPLDSSGNPDYDNPVLPASESLPVDPAAEPAPGYEESQRNQPGGFVGDADVLDTWATSSLTPQIVGGWSRDEDLFSKVFPFDLRPQGHDIIRTWLFSSVVRADALNHAAPWKHAAISGWILDPDRKKMSKSKGNVVVPTDVLNDYGSDAVRYWAASAKLGADTAYEIAQMKIGRRLAIKLLNASKFVLNLGATEANVVTADTAVITNDLDSALLKQLADVVKASTKAFENYDYAKALQLTESFFWSFTDDYVELIKDRAYGASGEAEQASVLATLATTLDALLRLFAPFLPFATEEVWGWWRHGSVHRAPWPNVDALSAAVAEADAGILATVATALGGIRKAKSEAKVKQRTEVLTATVTASAAQVAQLQAGLADLKAAGNVRELTLATGDGELTVSNVDLAPVEPVPSAE, from the coding sequence ATGGCTGAAAACTTTCCGGGCACAGACACGCCCGACAACGCACCCAAGACCGTATCCGTCCCCGACAAGCCCGCCCTCGAGGGCCTTGAAGCAACCCTGAGCCGCCGCTGGCGCGAAGAGGGAACGTACGCGTTCAACGAAGACACGGTCCGCGGGGACGTCTACTCGATCGACACTCCCCCGCCCACGGCCTCCGGCTCCCTGCACGTGGGACACATGTTCTCCTACACCCAGACCGACGTCATGGCCCGCTACCAGCGCATGACCGGCAAGAACGTGTTCTACCCGATGGGCTGGGACGACAACGGCCTGCCCACCGAACGCCGGGTGCAGAACTACTACGGCGTACGCTGCGATCCCACCAAGCCGTACGATCCGGATTACCGTCCACCGGCCACCGCCCCCAAGAACCAGCGCGACTTCGATGTCATTTCCCGCCGGAACTTCATCGAGCTGTGCGAAGAGCTGGCGGTGGAGGACGAGAAGGTCTTCGAGGACCTCTTCTCCACGCTCGGCCTGTCCGTCGATTGGACCCGCACCTACCGCACCATCGATGACAACTCGCGCGCCGTCAGCCAGCGCGCCTTCCTGGAGAACCTCAAGGCCGGCGACGCCTACATGTCGGAGGCTCCCACGCTGTGGGACGTCACCTTCCGCACCGCCGTGGCCCAGGCCGAGGTCGAGGACCGCGAGCAGGCCGGCGCCTACCACCGGATCAGCTTCCACGCCCCCGACGGCGAGAAGATCTTCATCGAGACCACCCGTCCCGAACTGCTGCCTGCCTGCGTGGCGCTGGTGGCGCACCCCGACGACGAGCGCTACCAGCGCCTCTTCGGCACCACGGTGAAGTCCCCGCTGTTCGACGTCGAGGTCGAGGTCCGCGCGCATCCGCTGGCCAAGCCGGACAAGGGTTCGGGCATCGCCATGATCTGCACCTTCGGTGACCAGACCGACGTCACCTGGTGGCGTGAACTGAACCTGCCCACCCGCGCCGTCGTCGGCCGTGACGGCCGCCTGCTGGCTGACACTCCGGACTGGATCACCACGGATAAGGCGAAGGAAAACTACGCCGCTGTGGCCGCCAAGACCGTTTTCAGCGCCAAGGAAGCCGTCGTGGAGCTGCTGCGCGAAAGCGGAGACCTGGAGGGCGAGCCGAAGAAGATCACCCACCCGGTGAACTTCTTCGAAAAGGGCGACAAGCCGCTTGAGGTTGTCACCAGCCGCCAGTGGTACATCCGCAACGGCGGACGCGACGAGGACCGCCGCGGACGCCTGATCGCCCGCGGCAAGGAGATCGATTTCCACCCGGCGTTTATGCGTTCCCGCTACGAAAACTGGATCGAAGGGCTCAACGGCGACTGGCTCGTGTCGCGCCAGCGCTTCTTCGGCGTGCCGGTCCCGGTCTGGTACCCGCTGGATTCCTCCGGCAACCCGGACTACGACAACCCGGTGCTCCCGGCCTCCGAGTCCCTGCCCGTTGACCCCGCCGCCGAACCGGCTCCGGGCTACGAGGAATCCCAGCGCAACCAGCCAGGCGGCTTTGTGGGCGACGCCGATGTGCTGGACACCTGGGCCACCTCCTCCCTGACGCCGCAGATCGTCGGCGGCTGGAGCCGCGACGAGGATCTCTTCAGCAAGGTGTTCCCGTTTGACCTGCGCCCGCAGGGGCACGACATCATACGGACCTGGCTGTTCTCCTCCGTGGTGCGCGCCGATGCGCTGAACCATGCCGCTCCGTGGAAGCACGCGGCCATCTCCGGCTGGATCCTGGACCCGGACCGCAAGAAGATGTCCAAGTCCAAGGGCAACGTGGTGGTTCCCACCGATGTGCTCAATGACTACGGCTCCGACGCCGTCCGCTACTGGGCGGCATCGGCCAAGCTGGGTGCGGACACTGCCTACGAGATTGCGCAGATGAAGATTGGCCGCCGCCTGGCGATCAAGCTCCTGAACGCCTCCAAGTTCGTGCTGAACCTGGGCGCCACCGAGGCCAACGTGGTCACCGCTGACACCGCGGTGATCACCAATGATCTGGACTCCGCGCTGCTCAAGCAGCTGGCAGACGTCGTGAAGGCCTCCACCAAGGCCTTCGAGAACTACGACTATGCCAAGGCCCTGCAGCTGACCGAGTCCTTCTTCTGGTCCTTCACTGATGATTACGTGGAGCTGATAAAGGACCGCGCTTACGGCGCGTCCGGCGAAGCGGAGCAGGCATCGGTGCTGGCCACTCTGGCCACCACGCTGGATGCCCTGCTGCGCCTCTTCGCGCCGTTCCTGCCCTTCGCCACTGAAGAGGTGTGGGGCTGGTGGCGCCACGGCTCGGTGCACCGCGCGCCGTGGCCGAACGTCGACGCGCTGTCCGCAGCCGTTGCGGAGGCCGACGCCGGGATCCTGGCCACGGTGGCCACAGCCCTGGGCGGCATCCGCAAGGCGAAGTCCGAGGCCAAGGTCAAGCAGCGCACGGAGGTCCTCACGGCCACTGTCACGGCCTCAGCCGCCCAGGTTGCCCAGCTGCAGGCCGGCCTTGCCGACCTGAAGGCAGCCGGAAACGTGCGTGAGCTGACCCTGGCAACGGGCGACGGCGAACTGACGGTTTCGAATGTGGACCTGGCCCCGGTGGAGCCGGTGCCGTCGGCCGAGTAA
- a CDS encoding DUF488 domain-containing protein, producing the protein MATDKEQPGRSQEKIPGSTRGRIRTRRIYEEPDGGYRVLVDRLWPRGVSREKADLDEWLKDLAPSTELRKWFAHREDRWAGFQERYRQELAENPAVPDFSRACASRPDTVLLYGARSETQNEAVVLRDYLVEGSS; encoded by the coding sequence ATGGCGACAGATAAGGAACAGCCGGGGAGAAGCCAGGAGAAGATCCCGGGAAGCACCCGGGGCCGGATCCGCACCCGGCGCATCTACGAGGAGCCCGACGGCGGCTACCGGGTCCTGGTGGATCGGCTGTGGCCGCGCGGGGTCTCCAGAGAGAAGGCGGATCTGGACGAGTGGCTCAAAGACCTGGCGCCAAGCACCGAGCTGCGGAAGTGGTTTGCGCACCGGGAGGACCGCTGGGCCGGATTCCAGGAGCGGTACCGGCAGGAGTTGGCGGAGAATCCCGCCGTCCCGGACTTTTCCCGCGCCTGCGCATCACGTCCGGACACGGTCCTGCTCTACGGGGCGCGCAGCGAAACGCAGAACGAGGCCGTAGTGCTGAGGGACTACCTGGTGGAGGGCAGCTCCTAA
- a CDS encoding endonuclease domain-containing protein, whose amino-acid sequence MQRPSPGTYALHDAPAELLFAAERGVSLTCISAARVLGWWALQEPPLVHVTADRAMSLPGAVVHRGPRTAKRLIATPLQIIDSAFRCLPPLSALVLAECAVSRHYIGVPALERHFSGPKDWKVRQLIRDIPLRTASPLEVCARFHLRAAGLAVETEVHIPEVGRVDLVIEGRLLVEIDGYEFHNSREHYRKDRNRWNAATAAGWKTLRITAEMVLHDPEGFVLLVRAALAR is encoded by the coding sequence GTGCAGCGGCCCTCCCCGGGAACCTATGCCCTGCACGATGCTCCTGCCGAGCTGCTGTTTGCGGCGGAGCGGGGAGTGTCACTCACCTGCATCAGCGCGGCGCGGGTGCTGGGCTGGTGGGCGCTTCAGGAGCCCCCGCTGGTGCATGTGACGGCAGACCGGGCAATGAGCCTGCCGGGTGCGGTTGTCCATCGAGGCCCACGGACAGCGAAACGGCTGATCGCAACACCGCTGCAAATTATCGATTCGGCGTTCCGTTGTCTGCCGCCACTCTCGGCTCTGGTGCTCGCTGAGTGTGCGGTGAGCAGGCACTACATAGGAGTTCCAGCCCTGGAGCGACACTTTTCCGGTCCCAAGGACTGGAAGGTCAGGCAACTCATTCGGGATATCCCGCTCAGGACGGCGTCGCCACTGGAAGTCTGTGCGCGCTTCCACCTCCGGGCGGCAGGGCTGGCGGTGGAGACCGAGGTCCACATACCGGAAGTTGGCAGAGTGGACCTGGTCATCGAAGGGCGGCTGCTGGTGGAAATCGACGGCTACGAGTTTCACAACAGCAGAGAGCACTACCGGAAGGACAGGAACCGGTGGAATGCGGCGACGGCAGCAGGATGGAAAACCCTGCGCATCACTGCAGAAATGGTGCTTCACGACCCCGAAGGGTTCGTGCTGCTTGTCCGGGCTGCTCTGGCCCGCTGA
- the ileS gene encoding isoleucine--tRNA ligase has translation MTNMPSIYPKATTAAAPAENAAPSSPKFPELEELVLKYWDEDGTFQASIDARPAGENGANEFVFYDGPPFANGLPHYGHLLTGYAKDLVARYQTQRGRRVERRFGWDTHGLPAELEAMKQLGMSDKVQIEKMGIDKFNDACRASVMEYAGEWRDYVTRQARWVDFENDYKTLNVDYMESVIWAFKTLHEKGLTYSGFRVLPYCWKDETPLSNHELRMDDDVYKDRQDQTVTVTFPITGGDNSLSAELDGVNAIAWTTTPWTLPTNMALAVGPSVHYAVVPAGPNGTPQENPEARYLLAEDLVGSYAKDLGYDNADAARAAVTSVHLGKDLAGLRYAPLWNYYTDTEKWGTANAWQIVTADYVTTTDGTGIVHQAPAYGEDDQKVCEQHGIPVILSVDEGGKFLPMFGEGELSEIAGLQVFDANKPITKVLRADGRLLRQASYEHSYPHCWRCRNPLIYKAVSSWFVEVTKIKDRMVELNQQINWIPENVKDGQFGKWLENARDWSISRNRYWGSPIPVWVSDDPNYPRTDVYGSLEEMKADFGRLPVNKAGEPDLHRPFIDELTRPNPDDPRTPEEGQSTMRRVEDVLDVWFDSGSMPYAQVHYPHENAEWFENHNPGDFIVEYIGQTRGWFYTLHVLATALFDRPAFRNVISHGIVLGSDGQKMSKSLRNYPDVSEVLDRDGSDAMRWFLMASPILRGGNLVVTEQAIREAVRQVILPLWNVWHFFTLYTNAANGGNGYEAKPRYESTEPLDNYMLAATGDLVRTMTEQLDNYDVSEACETLRQYMDTLTNWYIRRSRNRFFDEDTQAFDVLYTCLETVCRVAAPLLPLISEEIWRGLTGGRSVHLTDWPDAELFPQDEALVDRMDRTRRIASVGSSLRKAANLRVRLPLSEMTVVAPNAEALQGQFAAIIADELNLKSVRLMEAADADPAEFGITQKLVVNARAAGPRLGKNVQTAIKASKSGDWSVDDAGTVTAGGLELQPQEYTLETVVETGDGESAKAVSVLPGGGFLVLNTEVTPELAAEGTARDGIRAIQQARRDADLHISDHIRTEVATSASSVAALEANAELIKSETLTDELVLTAVTLADDAEEFTVTLEKI, from the coding sequence ATGACGAATATGCCCTCTATCTATCCCAAGGCCACTACGGCCGCCGCTCCGGCAGAAAACGCCGCCCCTTCTTCACCTAAGTTTCCGGAACTCGAAGAACTTGTTCTGAAGTACTGGGATGAAGACGGCACCTTCCAGGCGTCCATCGACGCACGCCCCGCCGGCGAAAACGGAGCCAACGAATTTGTCTTCTATGACGGCCCGCCCTTCGCCAACGGCCTGCCCCACTACGGTCACCTGCTGACCGGCTACGCCAAGGACCTGGTGGCCCGCTACCAGACCCAGCGCGGCCGCCGCGTGGAGCGCCGGTTCGGCTGGGACACCCACGGACTGCCCGCCGAACTCGAGGCGATGAAGCAGCTGGGCATGTCCGACAAGGTCCAGATCGAGAAGATGGGCATCGATAAGTTCAACGATGCCTGCCGTGCCTCCGTCATGGAGTACGCCGGCGAGTGGCGGGACTACGTCACCCGCCAGGCCCGCTGGGTGGACTTCGAGAACGACTACAAAACGCTCAACGTCGACTACATGGAATCGGTCATCTGGGCGTTCAAGACCCTGCATGAAAAGGGCCTGACCTATAGCGGTTTCCGGGTGCTCCCGTACTGCTGGAAGGACGAGACGCCGCTGTCCAACCATGAGCTGCGCATGGACGACGACGTGTACAAGGACCGCCAGGACCAGACCGTCACGGTCACCTTCCCGATCACCGGCGGCGACAACTCGCTGTCCGCGGAGCTCGACGGCGTGAACGCCATTGCCTGGACCACCACGCCGTGGACCCTGCCCACCAACATGGCCCTCGCCGTGGGACCCTCCGTCCACTACGCCGTCGTTCCCGCAGGTCCCAACGGCACGCCCCAGGAAAACCCGGAGGCGCGCTACCTGCTGGCCGAGGACCTGGTCGGTTCCTACGCCAAGGACCTGGGATACGACAACGCCGACGCCGCCCGCGCCGCCGTCACATCCGTCCACCTGGGCAAGGACCTCGCCGGACTGCGTTATGCGCCGCTGTGGAACTACTACACGGACACCGAAAAGTGGGGCACTGCCAACGCCTGGCAGATCGTCACTGCCGATTACGTGACCACCACGGACGGCACCGGAATCGTCCACCAGGCACCCGCCTACGGTGAAGACGACCAGAAGGTCTGCGAGCAGCACGGCATCCCCGTCATCCTCTCCGTGGATGAGGGCGGCAAGTTCCTGCCCATGTTCGGCGAGGGCGAGCTGTCCGAAATCGCCGGCCTGCAGGTCTTTGACGCCAACAAGCCCATCACCAAGGTGCTGCGCGCCGATGGCCGCCTGCTGCGCCAGGCCAGCTACGAGCACAGCTACCCGCACTGCTGGCGCTGCCGGAACCCACTGATCTACAAGGCTGTCTCCTCGTGGTTCGTTGAGGTCACCAAGATCAAGGACCGCATGGTCGAGCTGAATCAGCAGATCAACTGGATCCCGGAGAACGTCAAGGACGGGCAGTTCGGCAAGTGGCTGGAAAACGCCCGCGACTGGTCGATCAGCCGCAACCGTTACTGGGGAAGCCCCATTCCGGTCTGGGTCTCCGATGATCCCAACTACCCGCGCACCGACGTGTACGGTTCGCTGGAGGAAATGAAGGCCGACTTCGGCCGGCTGCCGGTGAACAAGGCCGGCGAGCCGGACCTGCACCGCCCCTTCATCGACGAGCTGACCCGGCCGAACCCGGACGATCCGCGCACCCCCGAAGAGGGCCAGTCCACCATGCGCCGCGTCGAGGACGTCCTGGACGTCTGGTTCGACTCCGGGTCCATGCCCTATGCCCAGGTGCATTACCCGCACGAGAACGCCGAGTGGTTCGAGAACCACAACCCGGGCGACTTCATCGTGGAGTACATCGGCCAGACCCGCGGCTGGTTCTACACGCTGCACGTCCTGGCGACGGCACTGTTTGACCGTCCGGCCTTCCGCAACGTGATCAGCCACGGCATCGTGCTCGGTTCGGACGGACAGAAGATGTCCAAGTCCCTGCGCAACTACCCGGACGTCTCCGAGGTGCTGGACCGCGACGGTTCCGACGCCATGCGCTGGTTCCTGATGGCATCACCGATCCTGCGCGGCGGAAACCTGGTGGTCACCGAACAGGCGATCCGCGAGGCCGTGCGCCAGGTCATCCTGCCGCTGTGGAACGTGTGGCACTTCTTCACGCTCTACACCAACGCCGCGAACGGCGGCAACGGCTACGAGGCGAAGCCGCGCTACGAGTCCACCGAACCGCTGGACAACTACATGCTGGCCGCCACGGGTGACCTGGTCCGGACCATGACGGAGCAGCTGGACAACTATGACGTGTCCGAGGCCTGCGAAACCCTGCGCCAGTACATGGACACGCTGACCAACTGGTACATCCGCCGCAGCCGCAACCGGTTCTTCGACGAAGACACACAGGCCTTCGACGTGCTCTACACGTGCCTGGAAACGGTGTGCCGGGTGGCCGCTCCGCTGCTGCCGCTGATCTCCGAGGAGATCTGGCGCGGCCTCACCGGCGGGCGCTCCGTGCACCTGACGGACTGGCCGGATGCTGAACTGTTCCCGCAGGACGAGGCGCTCGTGGACCGCATGGACCGCACGCGCCGCATCGCGTCCGTGGGTTCATCGCTGCGCAAGGCTGCGAATCTGCGGGTGCGCCTGCCGCTGTCCGAAATGACCGTTGTCGCCCCCAACGCGGAGGCGCTGCAGGGCCAGTTTGCCGCCATTATCGCTGACGAGCTGAACCTGAAGTCAGTCCGCCTGATGGAGGCCGCCGACGCCGACCCGGCTGAGTTCGGCATCACTCAGAAGCTCGTGGTGAATGCCCGTGCCGCGGGTCCGCGCCTGGGCAAGAACGTCCAGACCGCCATCAAGGCCTCCAAGTCGGGCGACTGGTCGGTGGACGACGCCGGCACGGTCACCGCAGGCGGCCTGGAACTGCAGCCGCAGGAATACACGCTGGAAACGGTCGTGGAAACCGGCGACGGCGAATCCGCCAAGGCTGTTTCCGTGCTTCCCGGCGGCGGCTTCCTGGTGCTGAACACCGAAGTTACGCCGGAACTCGCCGCCGAGGGCACCGCCCGCGACGGCATCCGCGCCATCCAGCAGGCCCGCCGCGACGCGGACCTGCACATCAGCGACCACATCCGCACCGAGGTGGCCACCTCGGCGTCCTCCGTGGCCGCGCTTGAGGCGAATGCCGAACTGATCAAGTCCGAAACCCTGACCGACGAGCTGGTTCTCACGGCAGTTACCCTTGCCGACGACGCTGAAGAATTCACCGTCACACTGGAGAAAATCTAA
- a CDS encoding bifunctional folylpolyglutamate synthase/dihydrofolate synthase, translating into MSMSDGPSGAIDGFSVESVYAELLSRAPENKMEPRMAPLFRAMEVLGEPNKAFPIIHITGTNGKTSTARMIEAGLRAYGLRTGRYTSPHLSKVTERISIDGEPVSDETFVRIWDEIHPYLDIVDGELTAAGEPRLTYFEAVTILAFAVFADEPVDVAVIEVGLGGITDATNVGDGSVSVVTPISLDHTELLGDDVADIALEKAGIIKEHGFLISAAQPMEAAQVLLEKAREVGIPYRFEGVEFGVESRVMAVGGQMLTIAGLAGRYEELLLPLHGKHQAENAAVAVAALEAFIGGGTKELDVELLRTGFSTVSSPGRLEVVRTAPTIVVDAAHNPAGAKAAAEAVLEAFSFTSLVLVVGILAEKDAVGILTELRETLGDQITGVCLTQSSSPRALSAEDLVQDAVDAGFADEDLQVEPGLDNAIEWAVAKAEENNDLAGGVLIIGSITLVAEARTLLGK; encoded by the coding sequence ATGAGCATGTCTGACGGACCCTCCGGCGCAATCGACGGTTTTTCCGTGGAAAGCGTTTATGCCGAGCTGCTGAGCCGCGCACCGGAAAACAAAATGGAGCCGCGGATGGCGCCGCTGTTCCGGGCGATGGAGGTGCTCGGGGAGCCGAACAAGGCGTTCCCGATCATCCACATCACCGGAACCAACGGCAAGACGTCCACGGCGCGCATGATCGAAGCCGGACTGCGGGCCTATGGGCTGCGCACGGGCCGGTACACCAGCCCGCACCTGAGCAAGGTGACCGAGCGGATCAGCATTGACGGAGAACCGGTCTCCGATGAAACGTTTGTGCGGATCTGGGACGAAATCCACCCGTACCTGGACATCGTCGACGGCGAACTCACCGCCGCCGGGGAACCGCGCCTGACCTACTTCGAGGCGGTGACCATCCTGGCGTTCGCCGTTTTTGCCGACGAGCCCGTGGATGTTGCCGTTATTGAAGTGGGACTGGGCGGCATCACCGACGCCACCAATGTGGGTGACGGTTCGGTGTCCGTGGTCACGCCCATATCGCTGGACCACACCGAGCTGCTGGGCGACGACGTTGCCGACATCGCGCTGGAAAAGGCCGGCATTATCAAGGAACACGGCTTCCTGATCAGTGCGGCGCAGCCGATGGAAGCGGCGCAGGTGCTGCTGGAGAAAGCCCGCGAAGTGGGCATTCCGTACCGTTTCGAGGGCGTGGAGTTCGGCGTCGAATCCCGGGTCATGGCAGTGGGCGGGCAGATGCTGACCATTGCCGGGCTGGCCGGACGCTACGAGGAGCTGCTGCTTCCGCTGCACGGCAAGCACCAGGCGGAGAATGCCGCCGTAGCCGTTGCCGCGCTGGAGGCCTTCATTGGCGGCGGCACGAAGGAACTGGACGTGGAACTGCTGCGCACCGGTTTCTCCACCGTGAGTTCCCCGGGCCGCCTGGAGGTGGTGCGCACCGCGCCCACCATCGTGGTGGATGCCGCGCACAACCCCGCCGGAGCCAAGGCCGCCGCTGAGGCCGTGCTGGAAGCGTTCAGCTTCACGTCGCTGGTCCTGGTGGTCGGAATCCTGGCCGAGAAGGACGCCGTCGGCATCCTCACCGAACTGCGCGAGACGCTCGGCGACCAGATCACCGGAGTCTGCCTCACGCAGTCCAGTTCGCCGCGGGCGCTGTCCGCTGAGGATCTGGTGCAGGACGCCGTTGACGCCGGATTCGCCGACGAAGACCTGCAGGTTGAGCCGGGCCTGGACAACGCCATTGAATGGGCTGTGGCCAAGGCCGAGGAGAACAATGACCTGGCCGGTGGCGTGCTCATCATCGGTTCCATCACCCTGGTGGCCGAAGCGCGCACCCTCCTCGGAAAGTAA
- a CDS encoding DUF4233 domain-containing protein, which translates to MAKLTKAQREWRPGMPKKRRSIRIMFASVVLTLEAFLVLFATLAVFGLQRDELSPAIIFGGGLVLFAALIGTCAFLSKPAGPVIGWILQLAIIATGFVQPEMFLVGAIFAATWWYALKTGMRLDRENRQRDREQAEWEKAHPEGSEGSGAPGTAGEAATD; encoded by the coding sequence ATGGCAAAGCTGACCAAAGCCCAGCGCGAGTGGCGCCCGGGCATGCCCAAAAAGCGGCGGTCCATCCGCATCATGTTTGCGTCGGTGGTCCTGACGCTGGAAGCGTTCCTGGTGCTCTTCGCAACGCTCGCCGTCTTTGGCCTGCAGCGCGACGAGCTGTCACCGGCGATCATCTTTGGCGGCGGCCTGGTGCTCTTTGCAGCGCTGATCGGCACCTGTGCCTTCCTGTCCAAGCCGGCCGGCCCGGTGATCGGCTGGATCCTGCAGCTGGCCATCATCGCCACCGGTTTTGTGCAGCCGGAGATGTTCCTGGTGGGAGCAATTTTTGCCGCCACCTGGTGGTACGCGCTGAAAACCGGCATGCGCCTGGACCGGGAGAACCGGCAGCGGGACCGTGAGCAGGCGGAATGGGAAAAGGCGCATCCGGAGGGTTCAGAGGGTTCCGGGGCTCCCGGCACTGCCGGCGAAGCCGCCACAGACTAG
- the ndk gene encoding nucleoside-diphosphate kinase, whose product MSTERTLVLIKPDGVERNLSGAILARVEAKGYKLAELKKVDATRAVLEEHYAEHEGKPFYEPLVEFMLSGPVVAAIFEGERVIEGFRSLAGTTDPTKAAPGTIRGDFGRDWGTAVQQNLVHGSDSPESAAREIGIWFS is encoded by the coding sequence GTGAGCACCGAGCGCACACTAGTACTGATCAAACCCGACGGCGTGGAGCGCAATCTCTCCGGCGCCATCTTGGCGCGCGTTGAAGCCAAGGGCTACAAACTGGCCGAGCTGAAGAAGGTGGACGCCACCCGCGCGGTGCTTGAGGAGCACTACGCCGAGCATGAGGGCAAGCCGTTCTACGAACCGCTGGTGGAGTTCATGCTCAGCGGCCCGGTTGTTGCCGCAATCTTCGAGGGCGAACGCGTCATCGAAGGTTTCCGGTCCCTGGCCGGAACCACGGACCCCACCAAGGCTGCCCCGGGCACCATCCGCGGCGATTTTGGCCGCGACTGGGGCACGGCAGTGCAGCAGAACCTGGTGCACGGGTCGGATTCCCCGGAGTCCGCCGCCCGTGAAATCGGCATCTGGTTCAGCTAA
- the mgtE gene encoding magnesium transporter, whose protein sequence is MIKSPTLTFDARAELLADALDQNSLPGVARALEPLTVAETMEQLERLNTIDRALAFRTLPKGRALEVFERLDALLQADLVAGLQDAQVAEVFAGLSPDDRVALLDELPASVANRLLLGLDAKERALTNTVLGYPQGAVGRYMSPQFVTAHPWFTAAQALARVRARLDDAESVYTIPVVDETHHLVGVVSLRDVLRAEETDPVSALMKDPLSAPATLDAEEAARYCADAKVLVLPIVDAEGRLVGILTVDDALRILEDAESEDAARSGGAEPLRRPYLATPVRTIVRARVVWLLVLALGATLTVKVMGAFEATLAEQVVLSLFIPLLIGTGGNTGNQAATTITRALALGDVRPRDVLKVFAREARVGAWLGVLLGSLGFAVAAVIFTVPLGVVIGLTLLGVCTMAASVGALMPLLGKALKADPAVFSNPFISTFVDATGLIIYFLIASAVLGL, encoded by the coding sequence ATGATCAAGTCCCCCACCCTGACGTTTGATGCCCGGGCCGAGCTGCTCGCCGATGCACTGGATCAGAACAGCCTGCCCGGGGTTGCCCGTGCCCTGGAGCCGCTGACCGTAGCCGAAACCATGGAGCAGCTTGAACGGCTGAACACCATCGACCGGGCCCTGGCCTTCCGCACGCTGCCCAAGGGCCGGGCCCTGGAGGTCTTCGAACGCCTCGATGCCCTGCTCCAGGCGGATCTGGTGGCCGGGCTGCAGGATGCGCAGGTGGCTGAGGTCTTTGCCGGGCTGAGTCCCGATGACCGGGTGGCCCTGCTTGATGAGCTGCCGGCCTCGGTGGCCAACCGGCTGCTCCTGGGCCTGGATGCCAAGGAGCGCGCACTCACCAACACGGTCCTCGGCTACCCGCAGGGCGCCGTCGGCCGCTACATGAGCCCACAGTTCGTCACGGCGCACCCCTGGTTCACCGCAGCCCAGGCCCTGGCCAGGGTACGGGCCAGGCTGGACGACGCCGAGAGCGTTTACACCATTCCCGTTGTTGATGAGACCCATCATCTGGTGGGCGTGGTGTCGCTGCGGGATGTGCTGCGCGCGGAGGAAACGGATCCCGTTTCGGCCCTGATGAAGGACCCGCTCTCCGCTCCGGCCACCTTGGATGCCGAGGAAGCTGCACGGTACTGCGCTGACGCCAAGGTCCTGGTGCTGCCGATCGTCGACGCCGAAGGCCGGCTGGTGGGCATCCTGACCGTGGACGATGCCCTCAGAATCCTTGAGGACGCCGAAAGCGAGGACGCTGCACGGTCCGGCGGCGCTGAACCGCTGCGCCGGCCCTATCTGGCCACACCTGTGCGCACCATCGTGCGCGCCCGCGTCGTGTGGCTGCTGGTGCTCGCCCTGGGCGCCACGCTGACGGTCAAGGTCATGGGCGCCTTCGAGGCGACCCTGGCCGAGCAGGTGGTGCTGTCCCTTTTCATTCCCCTGCTCATTGGCACCGGCGGCAACACCGGCAACCAGGCCGCGACCACCATTACCCGCGCCCTGGCCCTGGGCGATGTGCGGCCGCGGGACGTCCTCAAGGTCTTTGCCCGGGAGGCACGGGTTGGTGCCTGGCTGGGCGTGCTGCTGGGCAGCCTGGGGTTTGCCGTAGCCGCCGTCATTTTCACCGTGCCGCTGGGCGTGGTGATCGGCCTGACCCTGCTGGGCGTCTGCACCATGGCAGCCAGCGTCGGCGCCCTGATGCCGTTGCTGGGCAAGGCCCTCAAAGCGGATCCGGCAGTCTTTTCCAATCCCTTCATTTCCACGTTTGTTGATGCCACGGGGCTGATCATCTACTTCCTGATCGCCTCGGCTGTCCTGGGGCTGTAG